Proteins from a genomic interval of Rhizobium etli CFN 42:
- the plsY gene encoding glycerol-3-phosphate 1-O-acyltransferase PlsY, which yields MLSNLMSWQITLQIALAAAVIGYLLGSIPFGLILTRAAGLGDVRSIGSGNIGATNVLRTGNRKLAAATLLLDALKASAAAWIVGYFLGEEAAIIAGFFAFIGHLFPVWIGFKGGKGVATYIGTLLGVAPIMVVLFAAVWLAVAVTTRYSSLSALVAMLVIPVALLILGNEKVAAVMAIMTVISYWKHRANISRLMGGTESKIGAKG from the coding sequence ATGTTATCCAATCTCATGTCATGGCAGATCACGCTGCAGATCGCACTTGCCGCCGCCGTCATCGGCTATCTCCTCGGCTCCATTCCTTTCGGTCTGATCCTCACGCGCGCAGCCGGCCTCGGCGATGTGCGCAGCATCGGCTCCGGCAATATCGGCGCCACCAATGTGCTCAGAACCGGAAACCGGAAGCTCGCCGCGGCGACGCTCTTGCTTGACGCGCTGAAGGCGTCGGCGGCAGCCTGGATCGTCGGCTATTTCCTCGGCGAAGAGGCCGCAATCATCGCCGGCTTCTTCGCCTTCATCGGCCATCTCTTCCCGGTCTGGATCGGCTTCAAGGGCGGCAAGGGCGTCGCCACCTATATCGGCACCCTGCTCGGTGTCGCACCGATCATGGTCGTGCTCTTCGCCGCCGTTTGGCTGGCGGTCGCCGTCACCACCCGCTATTCCTCGCTGTCGGCGCTCGTCGCCATGCTCGTCATTCCGGTCGCCCTGTTGATCCTTGGCAATGAAAAGGTTGCGGCTGTCATGGCGATCATGACTGTCATCTCCTACTGGAAGCATAGGGCCAATATCTCCCGGCTGATGGGCGGGACGGAGAGCAAGATCGGGGCGAAGGGATAA